In a single window of the Hoyosella subflava DQS3-9A1 genome:
- a CDS encoding non-ribosomal peptide synthetase: protein MAVPFFQDNASFPLTRAQLGVWFAQQLDPSNAIFNTSECVELCGAVAHEALAAAVQDSVNEAEVLVAEFIPDPGGGVSLRPGRRSLPAVERLDMRHHADPWAAAQKWMAADHQQVIDPARELCVRGAILQLAPDHALLYLCIHHVVIDAYGFGLLIRRIAQRYTALVNGGELPTGPSPFAPVVEEESAYRASSDWEQDRQFWLNYLDGAEEAVSLSSTATGIARTVRSARLILTAEDKRGLASAAAATGVPGASWGDALTAAITTYLRGVTGRGDIIVGFPVMNRLGSASMAVPMSAVNVVPLRLDVRPEFTVVDIIGQVSGAIKQCRTHFRYRGEDIVNDLRLPAGSRGVMGASINVKPFADRFSFGDIRASVHSIARGPLQDLMVTARPIDNTGELEVWLDLDAAAYTENDLAVHAARLTKVFRDVAALGGSDTPVARLQMLTDPEMRTILHGWNSHHASVPAGQTLVDLFRDCCDRNGDRVAIYDGATSMTYRQLASRARRLARHVLAVDGLGTTGRAAVALPRGADALVALFAVLEAGGTCVPLDPDQPAERLAHILEGTAPGSVITTADCASRVAGTFEIWLDEADVSSYPDGPLTNKERRRPHPLDIAYVIYTSGSTGRPKGVEVPHAGAVNLFHSHRARVFSRTKEVAHKEHLIVGHVWSLAFDASWGPHLWMLDGHTLHLVDETTQRDPELLATWANRENWDFVELPPAQLEYIIDHGLLTEGSVPVLGFGGDAVTASLWKQLRERPGAAFNFYGPTEGTVDVLIAEVRDHPEPVVGRPVSNLQVYVLDAGLQPVPPGCDGELYVAGPGVVQGYLAAAALTAARFVANPFGDGRMYRTGDVVRWTDHGTIVYRGRGDDQVKIRGFRVEVAEVETALRRLPGVTAALAVARPDETGANQLVGYIVGVGDEVGDATSVRQQLAQWLPSYMVPAVVMPLDAVPLTTNGKVDRKRLPDPDFQTMVSARKPSTHVERVVADIVAGVLGLRAVGVDDDFFMLGGHSLAAAKLIAAVRDKLGSDLSIRSVFDNPTVAGLARECGRQVRHRPALKPVCRGAVSPVSAAQRRLWFQYQLEGAAPTYNIPVALRLCGTLDIEALTEALRRVLDRHEVLRTVIRADEDGRASQHVLPLPEVPLTVRNVAAESLDDELTEAARHAFELEHHIPLHVTLFVTGGESVLLVLAHHIASDELSTPILLRDIGAAYAAASEGTRWAPPALPVQYADYAHWQHILLGSPDDAGSLAAEQIRYWTGALAGLPPEMTLPYDRPRPGTASYRGGVAEVTVGASTVAELQSFARRNGLTMFLLSHLAVAVTLNGSGAGQDVVVGTPTAGRPDSALDGLVGFFVNMVVLRSDLSGNPTLEELSMRIRDADLSAFAHQDVSFDRVVEVLSPPRHAARHPLFQVLVQYRTPPVVEVFGDLQPQVATVDTQAAMYDLVFDVVGECDGSARIRVEYAHDLFDDRTGAGFAARVARVFELIAANPHQRLTELQLLSREEQQLVDGPPEYASSALAPQMTVIDAFFAQAARTPAVTALVSEEARYSFGELAERVRRIAGDLADRGAKRESRIALKIPRGADAITAVLAIWQVGAAYVPIDPDYPAERVDHMLHDAAPQFVLEDKTFGPPLSDSRAELRNAAYVIYTSGSTGLPKGVVVPHVGLANLRDAHVLGSARPKSVLLTYSLSFDSALDPLMAMVNGHTLHVLPAELKADAHGIVDYVRKCQIDVIDCVPLLMAELLAAGVLADGAGHRPDTVMVGGEAVPPELWRQLAHAPGITAYNVYGPTECTVDTAVSVVAGARPVIGRPIPGVQAYVLDDLLRPVPPGVAGELYVGGQGVGRGYLGQPGVTACRFIASPFSGAGERLYRTGDLVRWRADDAALDYLGRADDQVKLRGFRIELGEIEAALSQHPSVEWAAVMLREDAPGRRLLAGYVTACEVVTTDALRRYLAERLPEHMVPASVAVLDVLPQTPNGKVDRAALPEPDFTAEPVRDAANERERLMCDIVADALRLPLVDPDADFFTLGGDSIVAIQLVSRARNAGLRVTAREVFEHRTAAGLARVAVPDDPARWTWDEQSATGTVPVLPITHDMIGRGGEYRRFAQSRLLHAPADLTREALVAGMQQVLDIHDVLRASFTAQMRTLEIPPAGAVRAEDVVAEVALPAGYAEEVIAEVTAQAYRELDPAAGRMTRVVLFTGETPRVLIVVHHLAIDGVSWRIVVPDLAAACEGRLLARSGMPMRAWAQALTQRASERRAELPLWRQILAARGRVRVGSRELGPSDVMSQTGTVEVDVPVHVAKRVLTVLPESFRARVDDVLLSALARAVVAEHGPGGVLVDLEGHGREESVVPGADLARTAGWFTTLYPTRLDPGEGDAASALKRVKEQLRAIPDNGIGYGMLRHLDVGGRAELSSLPAPEIGFNYLGRFTLGEEAGEPWSAAADALGGSTDAEMPVSHAIEVGVVALETDAGTVLRARFGFSTGVVTKHVVQQMAERWARELSGLAEDASVGGFTASDLTLSGLNQDEIEEFEAEFTEFSDIN, encoded by the coding sequence ATGGCTGTCCCGTTCTTCCAGGACAATGCGTCGTTTCCACTTACCCGAGCTCAGCTCGGAGTGTGGTTCGCGCAGCAACTCGACCCCTCCAATGCGATCTTCAACACATCCGAGTGTGTCGAATTGTGCGGCGCGGTGGCACACGAAGCTCTCGCCGCAGCCGTGCAAGACTCAGTCAACGAAGCTGAAGTGCTTGTTGCGGAGTTCATCCCGGATCCTGGCGGGGGAGTCTCGCTTCGCCCTGGAAGGCGCAGCCTCCCGGCCGTGGAACGACTCGACATGCGTCACCACGCGGATCCGTGGGCAGCGGCCCAGAAGTGGATGGCGGCGGATCACCAGCAGGTCATCGATCCGGCGCGAGAGCTTTGTGTCCGCGGGGCCATCCTGCAGCTGGCTCCCGATCACGCCCTGCTCTATCTGTGCATCCACCATGTTGTGATCGATGCGTACGGCTTCGGGCTGCTCATCCGCCGGATAGCACAGCGGTACACGGCACTGGTGAACGGCGGTGAACTCCCCACTGGCCCTTCCCCATTCGCTCCGGTTGTCGAGGAGGAATCGGCGTATCGCGCCTCCAGCGACTGGGAGCAGGATAGGCAATTCTGGCTCAACTACCTCGACGGCGCTGAAGAGGCGGTCAGCCTTTCCAGCACCGCAACCGGTATCGCGCGCACCGTCCGCAGCGCCCGCCTCATTCTGACCGCGGAAGACAAGCGCGGCCTGGCCAGCGCCGCTGCGGCAACGGGAGTACCAGGCGCGAGCTGGGGTGACGCGCTCACCGCGGCGATCACGACGTATCTGCGTGGCGTGACGGGACGCGGGGACATCATTGTGGGGTTCCCGGTCATGAACCGGCTGGGCAGCGCTTCCATGGCTGTACCGATGTCAGCTGTCAACGTGGTTCCGTTGCGACTCGATGTGCGGCCCGAGTTCACCGTCGTTGACATCATCGGCCAAGTGAGCGGGGCCATCAAGCAGTGCCGCACGCACTTCCGCTACCGCGGCGAAGACATCGTCAACGACCTCCGCCTCCCGGCTGGCTCACGCGGCGTGATGGGTGCCTCCATCAACGTCAAACCGTTCGCGGACCGTTTCAGCTTCGGGGACATTCGCGCCTCGGTTCATTCGATCGCCCGCGGTCCGCTCCAGGACCTCATGGTGACGGCACGCCCCATCGACAACACGGGCGAACTCGAGGTGTGGCTCGACCTTGACGCCGCGGCGTACACAGAAAACGATCTGGCCGTGCATGCAGCAAGGCTGACGAAGGTGTTCCGCGACGTCGCCGCGCTGGGTGGCAGCGACACGCCGGTCGCTCGATTGCAGATGCTCACTGACCCCGAAATGCGAACCATCCTGCACGGGTGGAACAGCCACCACGCCAGCGTTCCAGCGGGTCAGACACTCGTCGACCTCTTCCGCGACTGCTGTGACCGCAACGGCGACCGCGTCGCGATCTATGACGGTGCTACGTCGATGACCTACCGGCAACTGGCGTCCCGCGCTCGCCGCCTCGCCCGCCATGTGCTCGCAGTGGATGGGCTGGGAACAACGGGTCGCGCCGCGGTTGCTCTGCCGCGCGGTGCTGACGCTCTGGTTGCGCTGTTCGCGGTCCTGGAAGCAGGCGGAACCTGCGTACCGCTCGATCCCGACCAGCCGGCAGAGCGGCTCGCGCACATTCTGGAGGGCACGGCTCCAGGCAGCGTCATCACCACAGCCGACTGCGCTTCCCGCGTTGCCGGGACATTCGAAATCTGGCTCGACGAGGCTGACGTGAGCAGCTACCCCGATGGTCCCCTTACGAACAAGGAACGGCGCAGGCCGCATCCACTCGACATCGCCTACGTCATCTACACATCCGGGTCGACCGGCCGCCCCAAAGGCGTTGAGGTACCGCATGCCGGTGCGGTGAACCTGTTCCATAGCCACCGCGCGCGTGTGTTCAGCCGCACCAAAGAGGTCGCGCACAAAGAACACCTAATCGTCGGCCACGTGTGGTCGCTCGCGTTCGACGCATCGTGGGGCCCGCACCTGTGGATGCTGGATGGGCACACGCTGCACCTCGTCGATGAGACAACGCAACGCGACCCGGAGTTGCTCGCGACGTGGGCGAACCGGGAGAACTGGGACTTCGTCGAGCTACCGCCGGCGCAGCTGGAGTACATCATCGACCATGGCCTGCTGACTGAGGGGAGCGTGCCGGTGCTTGGTTTCGGTGGCGACGCGGTCACGGCCTCGCTCTGGAAGCAGCTCCGTGAACGTCCGGGTGCCGCATTCAATTTCTACGGACCGACGGAAGGCACCGTTGATGTGCTGATCGCCGAAGTGCGCGACCATCCAGAACCTGTCGTCGGTCGGCCGGTTTCGAATCTGCAGGTGTACGTGCTGGATGCAGGGCTGCAGCCCGTGCCGCCGGGGTGCGACGGTGAGCTTTACGTCGCGGGCCCAGGTGTGGTGCAGGGTTACCTCGCTGCCGCCGCGCTGACCGCCGCTCGGTTTGTGGCCAATCCGTTTGGGGACGGGCGTATGTACCGCACCGGCGACGTTGTGCGGTGGACTGATCACGGCACGATCGTCTATCGCGGCCGTGGCGATGATCAAGTGAAAATCCGGGGTTTCCGGGTCGAAGTTGCTGAGGTCGAAACCGCGCTCCGCCGACTGCCGGGAGTCACTGCTGCCCTGGCGGTCGCTCGTCCCGACGAGACCGGAGCGAATCAGCTTGTTGGATACATTGTCGGCGTCGGCGATGAGGTCGGTGACGCCACCTCGGTTCGGCAGCAGCTAGCACAGTGGCTCCCCAGCTACATGGTGCCTGCCGTAGTGATGCCGCTCGATGCGGTGCCACTTACGACCAATGGGAAGGTCGACCGGAAACGTCTTCCCGACCCGGACTTTCAGACGATGGTTTCGGCGCGAAAGCCCAGTACCCACGTGGAGCGTGTGGTCGCCGACATTGTTGCGGGGGTGCTCGGCCTCCGTGCCGTCGGTGTAGATGACGACTTCTTCATGCTTGGCGGGCACTCTCTTGCGGCCGCGAAGCTGATCGCAGCGGTGCGCGACAAACTCGGAAGTGACTTGTCGATCCGGTCAGTCTTCGACAACCCGACCGTGGCGGGGCTCGCCAGGGAGTGTGGTCGGCAGGTGCGCCACCGCCCTGCCCTTAAGCCTGTTTGCAGGGGAGCCGTATCGCCTGTGTCGGCGGCGCAACGGCGCCTTTGGTTCCAGTACCAGCTAGAAGGCGCGGCACCGACATACAACATTCCCGTCGCACTGCGTTTGTGCGGAACCCTGGATATCGAGGCGCTGACCGAGGCGCTGCGGCGAGTCCTTGACCGGCATGAAGTGTTGCGCACCGTCATTCGCGCAGATGAGGACGGTCGTGCGAGTCAGCACGTGTTGCCGCTTCCCGAAGTGCCGCTTACGGTCCGCAACGTCGCAGCGGAGTCGCTCGACGATGAGCTCACCGAAGCGGCTCGGCATGCTTTCGAGCTGGAACACCACATCCCCCTGCACGTCACGCTGTTCGTCACCGGCGGTGAGTCGGTTCTGCTCGTGCTTGCTCATCACATCGCCAGTGATGAACTGTCGACCCCAATCTTGCTGCGGGACATCGGTGCCGCATACGCCGCAGCATCAGAGGGGACGAGGTGGGCGCCACCGGCGCTGCCTGTCCAGTACGCCGATTACGCGCATTGGCAGCACATTCTTCTGGGCAGTCCCGACGACGCCGGCAGCCTCGCCGCTGAGCAGATCCGGTACTGGACCGGTGCGCTGGCTGGGCTGCCACCGGAGATGACGTTGCCGTACGACCGCCCGCGGCCCGGCACGGCGAGTTATCGAGGGGGTGTCGCGGAGGTGACTGTGGGTGCGTCCACGGTCGCTGAACTGCAGAGCTTCGCGCGCCGGAACGGCCTGACGATGTTCCTGCTTTCGCACTTGGCGGTTGCGGTAACCCTGAATGGGAGCGGCGCCGGGCAGGACGTCGTGGTGGGCACTCCCACAGCGGGGCGCCCCGATTCGGCGCTCGACGGTCTCGTCGGGTTCTTCGTCAACATGGTGGTTCTGCGATCCGATCTTTCAGGCAACCCGACTCTGGAAGAGTTGTCGATGCGAATCCGCGATGCTGACCTGAGCGCGTTTGCTCACCAGGACGTGTCTTTCGACCGCGTCGTCGAGGTCCTCAGCCCACCGCGTCATGCTGCACGGCACCCGTTGTTCCAGGTGCTCGTCCAGTACAGGACGCCACCCGTGGTAGAGGTGTTCGGGGACCTGCAGCCTCAGGTTGCGACAGTGGACACGCAGGCCGCGATGTATGACCTGGTGTTCGACGTCGTGGGGGAATGTGACGGTTCGGCGCGGATTCGTGTCGAGTACGCCCACGACCTGTTCGATGACCGCACAGGTGCAGGTTTCGCTGCGCGGGTGGCGCGGGTTTTCGAACTGATCGCAGCGAATCCCCATCAGCGGCTTACTGAACTGCAACTGCTGTCCCGGGAGGAACAGCAGCTCGTGGATGGACCCCCTGAATACGCATCCAGCGCATTGGCGCCGCAGATGACCGTGATCGATGCGTTTTTCGCGCAGGCGGCGCGTACCCCTGCTGTGACTGCGCTGGTATCGGAGGAAGCCCGTTATTCCTTCGGCGAGCTCGCGGAGCGCGTGCGTCGTATCGCGGGGGACCTCGCTGACCGGGGTGCGAAACGGGAATCACGTATTGCGCTGAAGATTCCGCGCGGGGCGGACGCGATTACGGCGGTTCTCGCGATCTGGCAGGTGGGTGCTGCGTATGTGCCTATCGATCCGGACTACCCGGCTGAACGCGTCGACCATATGCTGCACGATGCGGCACCTCAATTTGTTCTGGAGGACAAAACGTTTGGCCCGCCTCTGAGCGACAGCCGCGCGGAGCTGCGGAACGCCGCATACGTGATCTACACGTCGGGTTCGACTGGACTGCCGAAGGGAGTGGTCGTACCGCACGTGGGACTCGCGAATCTACGTGACGCGCACGTGCTTGGCTCAGCTAGACCGAAGAGCGTTCTGCTGACATACAGCTTGTCCTTCGATTCTGCCCTGGATCCGTTGATGGCAATGGTGAACGGGCACACGCTGCACGTGCTGCCCGCGGAGCTCAAAGCTGACGCTCACGGAATCGTCGACTACGTGCGGAAGTGCCAGATCGACGTCATCGATTGTGTGCCCCTGCTGATGGCGGAATTGCTCGCTGCGGGGGTGCTCGCCGATGGTGCAGGCCACCGCCCTGACACGGTCATGGTCGGCGGTGAAGCGGTGCCGCCGGAGCTGTGGAGGCAGCTTGCGCACGCCCCGGGTATCACCGCGTACAACGTCTACGGTCCAACTGAGTGCACTGTGGACACTGCTGTCTCTGTGGTAGCCGGGGCACGTCCCGTGATCGGGAGACCGATCCCGGGAGTCCAGGCGTACGTTCTCGACGACCTCTTGCGGCCCGTGCCACCGGGCGTTGCTGGCGAGCTGTATGTGGGCGGCCAGGGGGTGGGCCGTGGCTACCTGGGTCAGCCGGGCGTGACGGCGTGCCGATTCATTGCGAGCCCGTTCAGTGGTGCGGGCGAGCGACTGTACCGGACTGGGGACCTAGTTCGGTGGCGCGCCGATGACGCGGCGCTCGACTATCTCGGTCGCGCCGATGACCAGGTGAAGCTGCGGGGTTTCCGGATCGAACTGGGCGAGATCGAAGCGGCGCTGTCTCAGCATCCATCGGTGGAATGGGCCGCCGTGATGCTGCGCGAGGACGCACCGGGTCGGCGCCTACTTGCGGGTTACGTCACGGCATGTGAAGTGGTCACCACTGACGCGCTGCGCCGCTACCTCGCAGAACGATTGCCTGAGCATATGGTCCCCGCCTCGGTGGCCGTCCTTGATGTCCTGCCTCAGACTCCCAACGGCAAGGTTGATCGGGCCGCACTGCCGGAACCGGATTTCACTGCCGAACCGGTGCGTGACGCTGCGAACGAGCGGGAGCGACTCATGTGCGACATCGTGGCGGACGCGCTCCGGCTGCCATTGGTGGATCCGGATGCCGACTTCTTCACGCTCGGTGGCGATTCGATCGTCGCGATCCAGCTCGTGTCGCGCGCGCGGAATGCCGGGCTCCGAGTAACAGCACGCGAGGTGTTCGAGCATCGCACCGCTGCGGGACTGGCTCGAGTGGCAGTCCCAGATGATCCTGCACGGTGGACCTGGGATGAGCAGTCAGCGACGGGAACGGTGCCGGTGCTGCCGATCACCCACGACATGATCGGTCGCGGTGGCGAGTATCGCCGGTTCGCGCAATCGCGGCTGCTGCATGCCCCCGCAGATCTGACACGTGAGGCGCTGGTCGCGGGCATGCAGCAGGTTCTCGACATCCACGATGTCCTGCGGGCGAGTTTCACAGCGCAGATGCGAACGCTGGAGATTCCCCCGGCGGGCGCCGTGCGCGCGGAAGATGTCGTCGCCGAGGTGGCGCTGCCGGCAGGGTATGCGGAGGAGGTCATCGCGGAGGTGACGGCGCAGGCGTACCGCGAACTCGATCCGGCGGCAGGCAGAATGACGAGGGTTGTTCTGTTTACCGGCGAGACGCCGCGCGTGCTCATCGTTGTGCACCATCTCGCGATCGACGGTGTGTCATGGCGGATCGTCGTTCCGGACCTTGCTGCGGCGTGTGAAGGGCGGCTACTGGCGCGGTCGGGGATGCCGATGCGCGCCTGGGCGCAGGCATTGACGCAGCGTGCCAGCGAGCGGCGGGCCGAACTGCCGCTGTGGAGGCAAATCCTCGCTGCTCGGGGGCGAGTCCGGGTCGGGTCGCGCGAGCTTGGTCCCAGCGACGTGATGTCACAGACCGGGACAGTGGAAGTCGACGTCCCTGTGCACGTAGCGAAAAGGGTACTTACTGTGCTGCCCGAGAGTTTCCGGGCCCGCGTCGACGATGTCTTGCTCAGTGCGCTCGCCCGGGCGGTGGTCGCGGAGCACGGGCCCGGCGGTGTGCTTGTTGATCTTGAGGGGCACGGTCGTGAGGAGTCCGTGGTGCCGGGGGCTGACCTTGCACGTACCGCGGGATGGTTCACGACGCTGTACCCCACTCGGCTCGACCCTGGTGAGGGTGATGCGGCGAGCGCGCTGAAGCGCGTGAAGGAGCAACTCCGCGCCATTCCCGATAACGGGATCGGTTACGGGATGCTGCGGCACCTTGACGTTGGGGGGCGCGCGGAACTCAGTTCGCTTCCCGCTCCGGAGATTGGGTTCAACTATCTGGGCCGCTTCACGCTCGGTGAGGAGGCGGGAGAGCCGTGGTCTGCTGCCGCTGACGCGCTCGGTGGATCGACTGATGCGGAGATGCCAGTGAGCCATGCGATTGAAGTGGGGGTGGTGGCGCTGGAAACCGATGCAGGAACAGTGTTGCGCGCGCGCTTCGGCTTCAGCACTGGCGTCGTCACCAAGCACGTGGTGCAGCAGATGGCCGAGCGATGGGCAAGGGAATTGAGCGGGCTTGCCGAGGATGCGTCGGTAGGCGGGTTTACCGCCTCTGACCTCACATTAAGCGGTTTGAATCAGGACGAGATCGAAGAGTTCGAGGCGGAGTTCACAGAGTTCTCGGACATCAACTGA
- a CDS encoding ABC transporter substrate-binding protein, giving the protein MRGTKLSGARRAGALAAASLLALGLAACGNDGDGTSATADSDSADVAATSDSTRTFEAQNGSIEIPAEPQSIVACGYAVLPLIQAQANLSAVCEWTREIDSMDEETRAAYDALPKIAPDGAAQSINYEAVAAAEPDLIIMGVPIRAKESLNMEALEALAPVVFLGPTTASDWRELGEQQTDAAGVAQNYGPYKETYDARAAEIAEKYQASLGSLKFAGVCDICGANAGEFVREYADSYTTNLFADLGADFPGQPDDDAIEHAEYASYERIPELLGDADVIVYAVQEDGTVTEELEELMNSDLWQSLPAVQAGNLIPVRHGHAATYQTAVLALDSIEETLETLPAANN; this is encoded by the coding sequence ATGCGAGGAACAAAACTGAGTGGCGCACGCCGTGCGGGGGCACTCGCTGCGGCGTCGCTGCTGGCGCTGGGGCTGGCGGCATGCGGAAATGACGGAGATGGCACGAGTGCCACTGCCGACTCGGACTCGGCGGACGTGGCAGCCACATCAGACTCGACTCGCACATTCGAGGCGCAGAACGGCTCCATCGAGATTCCCGCAGAGCCGCAGAGCATCGTGGCGTGCGGTTACGCTGTCCTGCCGCTGATCCAGGCCCAGGCAAACCTCTCAGCAGTGTGCGAGTGGACCCGCGAGATCGACAGCATGGACGAGGAAACTCGCGCTGCCTACGATGCACTGCCGAAAATCGCACCTGATGGGGCGGCGCAGTCGATCAACTATGAGGCAGTCGCCGCGGCCGAGCCAGACCTGATCATCATGGGAGTCCCGATTCGCGCGAAGGAAAGCCTCAACATGGAGGCGCTGGAAGCACTGGCTCCGGTGGTCTTCCTCGGTCCCACGACCGCGTCAGACTGGCGGGAACTGGGTGAACAGCAGACCGACGCTGCCGGAGTCGCCCAGAACTATGGTCCCTACAAAGAGACATACGACGCGCGTGCCGCCGAAATCGCGGAGAAGTATCAGGCCAGTCTTGGCAGCCTGAAATTCGCTGGCGTGTGCGATATCTGTGGTGCCAACGCAGGGGAGTTCGTCCGCGAGTATGCGGATTCCTACACCACGAACTTGTTCGCTGACCTCGGCGCCGACTTCCCCGGTCAACCCGACGACGATGCTATCGAGCATGCAGAGTACGCGTCGTACGAGCGCATTCCCGAGCTTCTCGGCGACGCCGATGTCATCGTCTACGCGGTTCAGGAAGACGGCACCGTTACCGAGGAACTCGAGGAACTTATGAATTCTGATCTGTGGCAGTCGCTTCCAGCGGTTCAGGCCGGGAACTTGATCCCTGTCCGCCACGGCCACGCCGCGACCTACCAGACGGCAGTACTCGCGCTCGATTCCATCGAGGAAACACTTGAAACGCTGCCCGCAGCCAACAACTAA